The DNA window ACTGTTCCATTTCTATCCTGAAGAGAGCAATGATATGTTCCCTGTTCATCCACACGCAGTTGATTTAAGACCAGGGATGAATCTTCTGTCACGACCAAGACTTTAAAATCACTTTCATTCGCCTGCACACAGGTGCACGACAGCAGCTGATGACATTTAGAGCAGTTTTGGGTAAATATGCAGCTCATAGTGGCGCTAAAGTGCTCAGCAAAgtgctaatgtgtgtgtttgtgtcaaagTTTATGATCCAATAATGTCAGAAACACCGTTTTAGTTCCTGGGACACTGGGAGCCCAGGAGTAGTGGTACTCTGGTTTTCCCTTCAGAAGACGATGCCATGGTTCGAGACAATTTAACACCGCCTGGCCCCCCTCATCAGCATGCACTGTGTTCTCTGGATCAgtggagcgagagagagagagagagagagagagagagagagagagagagagagagagagagagagagagggaccgattctctgtttctgtttcatcAGGATTACACGAATAATCTTTTTACAAAATTTTCCAGCACATGCACCAGCAGCATCAGCGCCCCGCTTAGGGACACATTCACATGCTCGTGACAGCATGTACTCAGTGCTCCCAGCACACATCCCGGAGGTAGGAGGAGGGGTGTTGGGTAGGCACGAAAAATGTGCACTAAATAtggaaaaacaaagtcaaaGATATACCACCACACTCAAGCTGGCCGGAGGCGCAGGTGTGCTTTTTGGTCTTGCAAGAGGAGCACTCTATTAGCCGTCGTTCCAAAAGACCTGAAAATGGTCAACGAGCTACATCTGAGTACACTTTACAGACAGATAGGAAGGAATCCAAGCGTACTTACCACACTTGTTAGGACACAAGCCTGCAAGAGTGAAATGCGCGAGAATTTAATGGAGCCACGGGAAAATACAATGACTTGACAATGAAGCACCCTGGAGCACTGTGGACAGAATGTGATTACCTTCCAATATGAATTTGTCCAAGTGCTTTTCCAGGATCTCCCTACCCTTGTCAAAGATCTGGATGGCTCCAAAGGTTACAGAtccttaaaaagaaaagaaaaacagtttttgTCATTGCCTAACATTGATTTAATCTGCAATCTTGTGTGCACAGGACACTTATTTGCCGTGGTTTTAATGATTTCGCAATTTTCCTGTCTTGAATGCACCACTTTtaccttttttaatttttttttttttttacatcattaaTATTATTTCTTACCAGTATTGGGAGTTTTCAAGAAGCGGTCAAATTCGCTCTCATACTCAGTTCTGACTCTGTACAAAGTAGTGACATCTAGAAGGAACacattttggttttaaatgtaaCCCATATTGAAAATGTAATCCCAGGATCTAAGGTGCGCTGAACCAAAAGTTGGGTCTCACCGATTAGCCCCTCTCGCTCCAGACTGGCGTCTTTGTAGGTGGCGTAGGCATGGTCACAGATCTTTTTCAATTCAATCTGGTCAGCTATGGAGGGGGCCGACAGGATAAAGTTGTCGTGCAGGTGCCTGATCCTACGGTCACACTGCAGGCAGGTTttgacagcagagacacagcagAGCAGGTAGAAAAAGCTCAGCATCTCTTCTGCTGGAGTCACTTTTAGGGGAGGAAGcctgagacaaaaaaaacaacaatttatTTAATCTTCAAGAATGTAAACTTGAAGATAAAAGAGGGGGTTAATCGTTGCCCTGCAAATAATCACTAATTCGGGACAAACCAACTGGGTAATGGGCATCCACAATTACTCCAGTCAGAGGAATAATTGGAAAGCTAGAATAAAGGAGCGTTCCTGGAAACCCATAGATACGAGGAAAACATTCAAACTCAATTGACCAAAGTTCTGAGAGAGCATTTCAACTCAAGAACATTCTTGTCATGAGACCACAGTGCTCACAGCTGAATCGCCGTCTATATTCAAGTTGATACTGGATCATTCCTATGCATCGCCATGCAGTGTATAATAAAGATACAAATGCAACCTCACTGTGTGTTATTAAACCTACCTAACTTTGTACACACTATGAAAGTTGCCATTGGTGCTAGATGTCAATAAATGGCTAATCATTTTCAATAGGCCTGTTTTTGTAATGGGGAGAATTATGTCCTGGGACGGCCAAAAGGCCTCGAGcatggaaaaaacaacaaaactcaaAAGGCAAATAAACTTTTCTGATTGCTGCTGGGTGACTTTCAACCATTCCTGGTACAAGAATTCCAGCAGTTCGGCTTTGATTGAGGGTTTGTGAACATCCGTCATGCTTGGATCATCTTCCAGAGGTTTTCAGTGGGTCTTCAATTGGGCCACACGAGTTTGTGATCAAATGATCCTTCATCTACACTTTGATCCACCTCTTAGTAATGTGTAAAATATggaccttttatttatttattcttaatGAATTGAGGTCTGAAAGCAGGAGGCTTCGGCGCATTTTCacaatttttcattttctgtaaatAAATGTCCTCTGCTTTGTGGTTGGGAGTTTGGAGTGATAgtttataaaataaaacaaaaccgtTCATATTACTCAAACATGTACATATAGTGTAAATAGCAAAGTCAGTGAAACTATTAAATTACCGGtggttcgcccccccccccatgaattAGTAACATATTTACcttgtatattttatttttagattttctcGCTAGTTGAATCGATACCAGCGATATGTAGAGCTGATCACATACAACGTAACAGGTTGTAATGTGTCTGCAGATTTAAATCAAAAGCACCCTTGAGCATTAAAATTAAATGTCAAAGCCTCTTTAATCCTCTGATCTTTAGATCTGTAGTCAGATCTGTTTTTTCCGCGTTGTTAGGAACGGGGTACGTATAAATTTGCGATTTTTATTGTTCTCGCCTTGCATTGAGGCATTATATTGCAGATAAGCCGAACAACATCCAAAAAAGCGTATCGACAAAAAGACAATTcgaaaaataagtaaataaatcgCTGGATTTAGCCAGAAATTCAGCTCCTCGACGTCCTGTCTCCGTATTAAAGCTCGTTAGTCTCACCCTGTGGTACATTGTCGTAATTACACTGCTATTTTCAAAATAGCTACAAACGTCTAACACAAAGgccaaattaaaaaaagaacaaaacggGTTTGTTTCTATTTTAACGACTTTTGCTACATCGAAAACGTCTAAAATTGCTGCTAATATTGCCCGAACTACCACGTTCTCATACTTCATTTCCCAGAAGTCACTGGGCTGTGGGAGAGTTTGACTGACAGATGTTGTGGACGAATCAGCGTCTGGTTTTGCTTGAGGTTGGGCGGGACTCTAAATGCTCCTTTGCGGCTGCGCATTGTGCTGCGGCACTTTACAGCTGTTCACGACAGAGTCCAAGTCAGAGGTAAGGCGACACTTTTTATGACTACTGCGCAAcacataaatattaaaataacacAACTGTTAAAGAACTGTCCTCGGAGTCAAACGTGCAAATCGGTCTGGAAACCATGCGGCTGTCAACACGACAATGCAGCGTCCGAGTACAGCTCCGAATTGTCAACCAGAGCCATCGATCGTAAACAATTCCATCGGAAAAATGTGGTCGGTTGTTGGTCCTGGTGCTGTCTTCGTGTTTCTGGGGGGGATTGTTGCTCGTCGCCATCAATGTGATCATCCCAGTATCAGCGGACGGCCGTGTTAAAGTAACACAGACACAAGACAAGGGTCACAGCGTGCGTGTGCTCGTGAGCTCGGTGCAGGGGACAGCACACTGCACCGAGGTCAACATGAATGGCACAGGGAACAACAATCTGTTGCCACatggcaaataaacacattcagATGCAACCATATTGACAGTGATATCTGATGAGAGTCATGGTAAAACTCATGCTGGACAAGGAACTCCCAAAGTATTTGCTACACATTTCTAAGAGTAGTTAGTAATCCAGGGATTAGTGACAAATGATTTGACTTGAAAATCACTACATCGTGCTGTTAGTGGAGTTGC is part of the Takifugu rubripes chromosome 21, fTakRub1.2, whole genome shotgun sequence genome and encodes:
- the izumo1 gene encoding izumo sperm-egg fusion protein 1 isoform X3, whose product is MLSFFYLLCCVSAVKTCLQCDRRIRHLHDNFILSAPSIADQIELKKICDHAYATYKDASLEREGLIDVTTLYRVRTEYESEFDRFLKTPNTGSVTFGAIQIFDKGREILEKHLDKFILEGLCPNKCVSPLPIQTVRSFITLPPLPLEDDFYFGNAETFLVPFLAVVTVLSLTAVVGLTVFMGLMVNKWSDVEELDQSSVFA
- the izumo1 gene encoding izumo sperm-egg fusion protein 1 isoform X1; this encodes MLSFFYLLCCVSAVKTCLQCDRRIRHLHDNFILSAPSIADQIELKKICDHAYATYKDASLEREGLIDVTTLYRVRTEYESEFDRFLKTPNTGSVTFGAIQIFDKGREILEKHLDKFILEGLCPNKCGLLERRLIECSSCKTKKHTCASGQLECGENTVHADEGGQAVLNCLEPWHRLLKGKPEYHYSWAPSVPGTKTLLSCTCVQANESDFKVLVVTEDSSLVLNQLRVDEQGTYHCSLQDRNGTVFYQVKFLLSVSPLPIQTVRSFITLPPLPLEDDFYFGNAETFLVPFLAVVTVLSLTAVVGLTVFMGLMVNKWSDVEELDQSSVFA
- the izumo1 gene encoding izumo sperm-egg fusion protein 1 isoform X2, with protein sequence MLSFFYLLCCVSAVKTCLQCDRRIRHLHDNFILSAPSIADQIELKKICDHAYATYKDASLEREGLIDVTTLYRVRTEYESEFDRFLKTPNTGSVTFGAIQIFDKGREILEKHLDKFILEGLCPNKCGLLERRLIECSSCKTKKHTCASGQLECGENTVHADEGGQAVLNCLEPWHRLLKGKPEYHYSWAPSVPGTKTANESDFKVLVVTEDSSLVLNQLRVDEQGTYHCSLQDRNGTVFYQVKFLLSVSPLPIQTVRSFITLPPLPLEDDFYFGNAETFLVPFLAVVTVLSLTAVVGLTVFMGLMVNKWSDVEELDQSSVFA